The genomic window aatttctttatatatatatatatatatatatataatataggctgaattaagtaaaaaaaatatattatattatcgaaatattatttaatcgataaagtaataatttattattctaatgtataataataaaatataattttattgaatgttgttgaattttaaaatttaaattatatatagtgagatgtatttattatataaattgttaaagtataattaattataaaatattttctattctcaaagtCATTTAATATGTACGGTAAATggtataatatcatattttgtaAGATGATTttcatcttaaaatatttattttcaagtacATACATACAATACATAATCTTCTATTACTCTtctatcttctttcttttcttcttctctaaTCAACTTATACTACTCTCTTCTTTCTTGTTGTATTAATCTCTAATGGCTTCCCATCTTAAAGGGGTGAAGCATACAACCATAACATGTGAAATGCGTAAAACATTGTGCGAGTATAAAAACGAGAATCAACTTCGTCTCAAAAAGAAACAACAAaaatgggtttttaaaaaatttaaaatccaGATTAGTCAAGCGACATATCAAATACAATTAAGCGGTCATCAGGAATATCTCTCGGATGATTTGATGAAACCTGATGCCAAACGACACAAATCCACAAAGTTTTCAAATCTAGAAAATTCTTTATATGAATTGATGAAATGTTTTATTGGTTATTTGACAATTGTCCTGCCCATTCAAAGGTAATTTCAAGAGGTACAAAATGTTGAATTGTTCTTCTTACACCAAATACAACTTAAAAAATTTAGCCTTGTGATGTAGGAATTATAAGAGCATTTAAGATGCATTATCGTCGCAGATTTTGTCGTTCTATTCTAGAGGGTTTTGAGGGTGGAGAAACAAATCCAGAAAAGATCAATGTTCTAGATGCAATCAACATTGCTATCTCAGCTTGGATGAACGATGTTAAAAATACCACAATTGCAAATTGCTTTCAACATTGCAAACTTCGTTCGATGGAAAATGTGGTTTCACAGCCTTTAGAAAAAGAAGACATTAGGGAATTATGGTCAACAATAAAGGAGTTACATTATCGTAACGCAATGAATGTGAATCAACTCTTGAATTATCCGGGTGAAAACGACATGACCGAGATTTTAACTGATGAAAAAATCATTGAGGGTCTTAGAGAAAACaatcaagatgaagacaatAAGGATGATAGTCGTGTTTTGGAGCCTGTTTCtcgcaaaaaaaaaaaagcaattaGAGCGTAGTGAAACTGCTACGATACAGAAATTAAGGCTGCAGTCCCAAAATAATTTCAGCACCCCTCCATGGTCCTATGCACTTGGGCTAGATTTctgtttttagttttatattttgttttgtcttacttttctgttttttctaaACTGAATTCTATTAGTTGTTGTAACTGAATATTTTGGGGCAAATCAGCAAATATATTGTTGATCTCTCCTTCCCAAGGATCtatgaaataatgaatatatgaaattatttgtgaaaattttcacccccattgtattttatttttgattatttattttgaattgtttggtatagaccaacagtattcTCTTTTCATCCTTGATTCTTCTTTCCCCTCATCCCAAATTTTTCATTACAAAACCCTTCTCTTgcactttaattatatatttctcacCTGGTTCTAGATATCAAGAACTcgattcttgaaatcaagaacCTATAAACACTAGTTACAAAATAAGTCGTAACAGAAACTTAGTGATTTTTCTCCTACAATATGATAGAAGCAGTCCACAGCTTCATTAAGATTTGTAAAAAGTGAAGGATAAGATTCAAATTGACataaattttcatacaaaacGAATAACGGTGGACTCATATTTCACTAAGGcactctaaattatttaaaaaaatagtatattgtTACTTTATATATCGGTTGGGACCTATATGCGTCAAAAcattatattacttaataaatttatcaaaattattactttagcTATTCGGTTAGAGTCGGGactgtaataatttattattttatcgaagttataattttatcaaatattattttatcgagAGTCTACtatatttacaattaaaaatatgttatttagtCTTTCACTTAATCACAATTATTCAGggtgttaaataaaaaataattgaagatttTGAATTAACTTATCGGTGTCACAATGAGATAAAATCGTTGACTTATTTATTTGTGCATTTTCAagggtgactagtatttgaagtTTTTTGTGGAATATGAttgttgtgcggaatgcaagaaagTGATGAACAATTAAGTGTGaaaaaacagatgaagagagatattttattgtcaaagataaagataaaatagaTTACAACTAATGAAAAAGAATTACAGCTATCTAAAgtcagaaagaaagaaaacgtAAAACACCTAACTTAATAAGCATAACTGTGGAATAAATGTTATGTAGCTGAAactattaattcatattttaaaggCAAAACATTACAAATCTTCACCTTGCCTTAGTATCACCCAACAAGAAAAACCTTATCAGGCTACTTTCAACTATCAACATTTAGCAAATCCAAACAATGAGTAAATTTTCTAAGTGGGATCGGCTTCGTGAACATGTCAGCAGGATTATGATGTGTGTTGattttctttactttgattctcctctcagtacgaagaaaatgataacgaacatcaatatgtttggttctatcatgatgcacttgatctttggccaaacaaatagcacttaagctatcacaaaaaacaattgTCTGATCATGATGGATACCAAGGTCACTGATTAATCCTTTCAACCATATACCCTCCTTGGTTGCTTCAGTTAGCGACATATACTCAGCCTCGGTAGTGGACAACGTTACCGTCGACTGTAATGTTGCCTTCCAACTAACCACAGAGTCACCAAGGGTGTAAA from Impatiens glandulifera unplaced genomic scaffold, dImpGla2.1, whole genome shotgun sequence includes these protein-coding regions:
- the LOC124917680 gene encoding uncharacterized protein LOC124917680, whose protein sequence is MHYRRRFCRSILEGFEGGETNPEKINVLDAINIAISAWMNDVKNTTIANCFQHCKLRSMENVVSQPLEKEDIRELWSTIKELHYRNAMNVNQLLNYPGENDMTEILTDEKIIEGLRENNQDEDNKDDSRVLEPVSRKKKKAIRA